The DNA sequence CGGCGATACGATAAAGTCCATGGAATATCTGGCCAACCTCATGGTGCGTCAGAGCTCGGGAGGTTCTAGGGTCAGGCTGGACAGCGACGGATACAGGGAACGAAGGGAGTCCTCTCTCAGCAGATTGGCCAACTCCGCCGCCAAGGATGCTCTCAGAAGCGGACGCACCGTATATCTGGATCCCATGACCAGTTGGGAGAGAAGGATCGTTCACATCGCCCTCAAGGACAGAAAAGACGTCGAGACCCACTCGGTAGGTGTCGACCCCGATCGTAAGGTCGCCATCCGCCTCACTCAGCAGGGTAGGAAAAGGCGAACCTCCGGGAGACGTTGATGCATCCCGTCTTATTTTATATCGGTTCCGTGCCGGTCCACAGCTATTACGTGCTGTGGACCGCCGGTTTGTGGATAGCCCTCTTCTGGACCAGGTCCAGAGCGGAAAAACGTTATCTAGTCGATCCGGACGACCTTCATCACGTTCTTATATGGAGTTTTATCGCCATGCTTCTCGGAGCCAGGATAGGCGGGTATTTCGATAACTGGTCGATCTATGCCCAGGATCCATCCAGGATATGGCGGATCTGGGAAGGAGGAATGTCCTCCATGCCTGCGGCTATTTCCTGCGGATTGGCGGGGATCTGGCTCTGTCGGCGTAAGGGGATAGAGGTTTGGCGTCTAGCCGAGGCCGCTAGCGTTCCCACAATGGCCTGTATCGCCGTAGGAAGGTGGGGATGCTTCCTGAACGGGTGTTGCCACGGTGTTGCCACCACCTGCCCTCTGGCGGTCAAATTCCCCAGGCTTCCCCTTCCGGTTCACCCTACCCAGCTTTACTATTCCTTCGGAGCACTGGCGATAGCCATGCTTCTGTGGTCTATCGAGGGACGGATAGGCGCAGGGGATAGAAAGACCCCTGTGGCGGTTCTGTGGCCCCTCTTGATGGTTCTCTACGGTGCCGAGCGTTTCTTTGTGGATATCCTCAGAGACGGGGACC is a window from the Dethiosulfovibrio russensis genome containing:
- a CDS encoding prolipoprotein diacylglyceryl transferase, with protein sequence MHPVLFYIGSVPVHSYYVLWTAGLWIALFWTRSRAEKRYLVDPDDLHHVLIWSFIAMLLGARIGGYFDNWSIYAQDPSRIWRIWEGGMSSMPAAISCGLAGIWLCRRKGIEVWRLAEAASVPTMACIAVGRWGCFLNGCCHGVATTCPLAVKFPRLPLPVHPTQLYYSFGALAIAMLLWSIEGRIGAGDRKTPVAVLWPLLMVLYGAERFFVDILRDGDRIMGFKVGQGLGFLVALAGILWLSRSLSVVYVRSRTQKG